Proteins co-encoded in one Brassica oleracea var. oleracea cultivar TO1000 chromosome C4, BOL, whole genome shotgun sequence genomic window:
- the LOC106340477 gene encoding uncharacterized protein LOC106340477: MADSSSASYIHMVHHMIEKCLIFNMSKEECVEALSKHANITPVITSTVWKELEKENKEFFKAYEERQSKQEQMSEEETTQLILKIISDSSKESDD; the protein is encoded by the exons ATGGCTGATTCTTCTTCTGCTTCTTACATTCACATG GTGCACCACATGATAGAAAAATGTTTGATCTTCAACATGAGCAAAGAAGAGTGCGTGGAAGCTCTCTCTAAGCATGCAAATATCACTCCTGTCATCACCTCTACTG TTTGGAAGGAGTTGGAGAAAGAGAACAAGGAGTTCTTCAAGGCCTATGAAGAGAGGCAAAGCAAACAAGAGCAAATGTCGGAGGAAGAGACAACCCAGTTGATCCTGAAGATAATATCGGATTCATCTAAAGAATCCGACGACTGA
- the LOC106340475 gene encoding uncharacterized protein LOC106340475, which yields MTSLRRNQPMMSRRWNQPAFLVVESSFLSLSSTPPSLSRSPQRRRLRVSLALLDGSPRRLTSTKSNPKMDGSRGMKLLQRRSQNNYTTDGRIQRHEASSKNITEQLQYRSRRVWHCRFTE from the exons ATGACCTCTCTGCGACGGAATCAACCGATGATGAGTCGTCGATGGAATCAGCCGGCGTTTCTAGTGGTTGAATCGTCGTTTCTGTCGCTCTCCTCGACGCCTCCGTCTCTCTCTCGATCTCCTCAACGACGACGCCTCCGCGTCTCTCTGGCTCTCCTCGACGGCTCTCCTCGACGGCTCACCTCGACGAAATCAAATCCAAAG ATGGACGGATCCAGAGGCATGAAGCTTCTTCAAAGAAGGTCACAGAACAATTACACTACAG ATGGACGGATCCAGAGGCATGAAGCTTCTTCAAAGAATATCACCGAACAATTACAATACAG